In the Malassezia vespertilionis chromosome 3, complete sequence genome, one interval contains:
- the TSC2 gene encoding Tuberous sclerosis 2-like protein (EggNog:ENOG503NW6I; COG:D; COG:T), which yields MENGIRVLVTVGSTRFDALVDAVTGKKCLDAIGALNANADCTGTPTLFLQYGRSPLSIPAHATPCTYFATDALRYSVCGVEVVAFTYTPTLRAFLEDAYAVVSHAGAGTLLEALRAKNSPRILVVPNPTLMDNHQDELAGALAPTYVAIGHLAALSDDLCSLSQHPFMPFPLPPPDALHKVLQRTLRMDPDSAKSGPSKGPLGVPFFKSFQSRSAPSKGQPPALAKGDVPSGVPTKLDDMYHSTEFLLANKASEAEQLARTQTLVDTLHANTVEGASMLDPLIATPLVSSLMILCVRLLHEEYSLDVRLKACDILAATLQFAEASTASSAAAKDASMSTGGDAVLPTQVLGTLDRALLFRLVVQLRNPDYWDDASLIEHPRPALHILAHQLNALKALTREGRDLLPFRDLIVVLTEWLSRAWGCMFMLRKKVAKLTMSPSDALSQALHANERCAYALLQLLTAVTKFNASRISAKALKEAIFCVTSLLLNPDMPTVQESRAKKPAASPEDALDTAGYTYYGLEQMSPYFNTPKIGATKTSTDMGKRGNANAAIADGPSTDEFIATIHDTDLPELKETEVHLILKMLDTAVCFAFIPTPCIPAVVYTLSRAMGLPALRVDVDSLLVTLQFRRDGIQGDMWNVMSNLLRSHSAISVLRTAYFLLRPKDTLDPGSGYPTPIADDGKVQPSILLGAMLLLHAALIRAAEDRLENGLKVVRTATKLDEGTVAMLSLPAVAAAVQGGLQKELPILDLIIVLMLDDYLPERQVDMNARVDPVLAPRVRQAPIPLCTLFRDNDVEADWDLMLDLHVLAKRHMALWRASLGAKPSASTKVSPMVIHVLVEILSSIPARPEQRDSQDALPLWDKSVASMPHLASLFWPLAPLLPDSVMVDMVQQNRIHHAYVPSSPNWLDNTKELVNTFFPSVPLQAKDGSLTSAPMTRYEVIRLISTMYNTVQDMPQYRSEMIEHIVVPLVERALPTEHSIDTETMLRTMLCHAATVSATDARIGHGRPFSRLRQALVTTIQIAEGADIISDRKLARAQHSRQMSMGPSSKSDVRDMRTRIQRAIRSIGDMITIFYQLSFVMPNATAMLEIDMENAPKMQARARECTLALFRDLLMLLQCNASFDTAIPGMALHDTSETAELRASTLHTTHVPASVRIVILQWVMRLRADRHHRIFFVHDMDEEIMPIAQLFGRVEEMEEDGVHTSKRTLRSDQHEDRSRERGRARSLERDRPEQLNSAAQSREEREISASRGAPQEPESMLWSVPETIQVPLPNDAWPSILWQVYAHQHNENELPEHRPSSDEPLVFPTSEYLGVLISLLQSESNWEIVSYIITHLPIQLSNKHCFCGPNTRQQITAMHNVLCTLILQQKQFPNLVFPEGIKRTDMYAAIYATLQVLISYRLLLSRTQHDELVESFIMGLTKSQNTAQPCIRALVSSCYELQKSFTRLVPGMLMKLSTIMSSMTMSVHILELMNEISSFPTLYANFTEAEYKRLFGIALQYIQYHQSDAANAREDIKASPAKFSLSQYVMMLAYSNIAQWFMSLRVADRPKHIAYITRGLMLASEGRDALPDQTLVCLDFLARVAYSNVESKPTRSLIRFMVTDAERPFMQKSTSSAERTQTWLMGKGLVTICSLKRTGWFELLVRRPSGAMSLVAKLENEPSVTLVDEERAAQMLPLTLQRTREVSTLKHPPRFVPSPLAYAEFYKDRQSELRRMFPGSLAPRKEEPEPDAAQRMGTPSSGSPSVGTGEPSSPARKRESVLHPAYIALQLSAYPDMVVDKAPLLLPSDASTDRLLRAIDLTPVYDFHKIGVLYVGYGQATEAEILSNTHGSSAYMKFLSGLGDLIPLQGQEDVYTGGLDRKSDEHGKYAYAWKDSIKQIVFHTASLMPNRPNDPNCSAKKALIGNDWVHIVFNESNMPYRFGTIPSQFNFVNIVISPHTTLRNGIDAYEVNDDMFFRVHLQRRSGLPDFSAVGEGKLVSFAALPKFVRNLAMLCDRMSQIYLDTGESMVPYTSNWVTRLHHVERFRVQLEKKRAEQAQGVEPDSAEARDFTRMFDIQ from the exons ATGGAGAATGGCATTCGCGTGCTAGTCACGGTAGGCAGCACACGCTTCGATGCATTGGTCGATGCAGTGACTGGAAAAAAGTGCCTGGATGCAATTGGCGCGTTGAATGCAAACGCAGACTGCACTGGAACGCCGACGTTATTTTTGCAGTACGGCCGTAGCCCACTATCGATCCCTGCGCACGCTACGCCATGCACCTATTTTGCTACCGATGCGCTCCGATACAGTGTGTGTGGCGTCGAGGTGGTGGCGTTCACATATACTccaacgctgcgcgcgtttctCGAGGACGCGTACGCAGTCGTTTCGCATGCAG GCGCCGGCACGCTCCTcgaagcactgcgcgccaagaacAGCCCTCGCATTCTCGTCGTGCCGAACCCCACGCTCATGGACAACCACCAGGACGAGCTCGCAGGCGCGCTAGCACCAACCTATGTCGCTATTGGCCACCTTGC AGCGCTGAGCGATGATCTATGCAGCTTATCGCAGCATCCGTTTATGCCGTTCCCCCTCCCGCCCCcagacgcgctgcacaaagtgctgcagcgcacgctcc GAATGGACCCGGACAGTGCCAAGAGCGGTCCCAGCAAAGGACCCCTCGGGGTCCCATTTTTCAAGTCCTTCCAgtcacgctcggcgccatCGAAGGGGCAGCCgccggcgcttgccaaggGCGACGTGCCGTCTGGCGTGCCAACGAAGCTGGACGACATGTATCATAGCACAGAATTCTTACTCGCAAACAAAGCGTCAGAAGCGGAGCAGCTTGCAAGGACACAAACCTTGGTTGATACGCTACATGCGAATACAGTGGAAGGTGCATCGATGCTCGATCCATTGATCGCCACGCCGCTTGTCTCTTCGTTGATGATTCTCTGCGTGCGGCTTTTGCACGAGGAGTACTCTCTCGATGTGCGCCTTAAAGCATGCGATATACTTGCCGCGACACTGCAATTTGCAGAGGCGAGTaccgcgagcagcgccgcggcaaaagACGCGAGCATGTCCACAGGTGGGGATGCAGTGCTGCCGACGCAAGTGCTCGGTACGCTTGACCGTGCATTGCTCTTCAGATTGGTGGTTCAGCTCCGCAATCCAGACTACTGGGACGATGCGTCGCTCATTGAGCATCCTCGTCCTGCGCTGCATATTTTGGCACACCAGCTCAACGCGCTCAAAGCACTCACGCGCGAAGGGCGCGACTTGCTTCCATTTCGCGACTTGATTGTTGTCCTCACCGAATggctttcgcgcgcgtgggGCTGTATGTTtatgctgcgcaagaaagTTGCCAAACTGACCATGTCGCCTTCCGACGCGCTCTcccaagcgctgcacgcgaaCGAGCGGTGTGCTTATGCGCTTCTGCAGCTCTTGACCGCGGTGACAAAATTCAATGCGTCACGCATTtcggccaaggcgctcaaAGAAGCCATATTTTGTGTCACCTCGCTACTCTTGAACCCCGACATGCCGACGGTCCAAGagtcgcgcgcgaaaaagcccgccgcgtcgccagaagacgcgctggacacTGCTGGCTATACGTACTATGGCCTCGAGCAAATGAGCCCCTATTTCAACACGCCCAAGATAGGTGCGACGAAAACATCTACCGATATGGGCAAGCGCGGGAATGCGAACGCCGCCATTGCCGACGGCCCCAGCACCGACGAATTTATCGCCACAATTCACGATACCGATCTGCCTGAACTTAAAGAAACCGAGGTACATCTTATTCTCAAGATGCTCGACACAGCCGTATGTTTTGCCTTTATCCCAACGCCATGCATTCCCGCCGTGGTCTACACACTGAGCCGCGCCATGGGTCTTCCTGCACTGCGTGTCGACGTCGATTCGCTCCTCGTCACCCTCCAATTCCGGCGCGATGGCATCCAAGGCGATATGTGGAACGTTATGTCCAACCTTTTGCGAAGCCACTCGGCCATTTCCGTACTGCGCACTGCCTACTTTCTTTTGCGCCCCAAAGATACCTTGGACCCTGGCAGTGGGTACCCAACGCCCATCGCTGACGACGGCAAAGTGCAGCCGTCGATCTTGCTGGGTGCGATGCTtttgctgcacgccgcgctgatccgcgccgccgaagACCGCCTGGAAAACGGGCTGAAAGTTGTGCGTACAGCGACTAAATTGGACGAAGGCACCGTCGCGATGCTCTCCCTTCCtgccgtcgctgcagcCGTGCAAGGCGGGCTGCAAAAAGAGCTGCCGATCCTTGACCTGATTATCGTGCTCATGCTCGACGACTACCTGCCCGAGCGCCAAGTGGATATGAATGCGCGCGTAGACCCTGTCTTGGCGCCACgcgtgcggcaagcgccgatTCCCCTCTGCACGCTTTTCCGCGACAATGACGTGGAAGCGGACTGGGACTTGATGCTGGACCTGCACGTCCTCGCAAAGCGCCACATGGCGCTgtggcgcgcctcgctggGTGCGAAGCCATCTGCAAGCACCAAAGTCTCGCCCATGGTCATCCATGTTTTGGTAGAGATCTTGAGCAGCATACCTGCGCGGCCAGAACAGCGCGACTCGCAAGATGCGCTTCCCTTGTGGGACAAGTCGGTTGCGTCCATGCCGCACCTTGCCTCGCTGTTTTGGCCGCTCGCGCCATTGCTGCCCGATAGCGTCATGGTGGATATGGTACAGCAAAATCGAATCCACCATGCATACGTGCCGTCTTCGCCCAACTGGCTGGACAATACGAAGGAATTGGTCAACACTTTCTTCCCTTCCGTCCCACTCCAAGCCAAGGACGGATCGCTGACATCTGCGCCCATGACGCGGTACGAAGTGATTCGACTGATCAGCACCATGTACAACACAGTTCAGGACATGCCGCAGTACCGCAGCGAAATGATCGAGCACATTGTCGTGCCACTTGTGGAGCGTGCGTTGCCCACAGAGCATAGCATCGACACAGAAACCATGCTCCGCACCATGCTTTGTCACGCCGCGACGGTGTCTGCCAcggatgcgcgcatcggGCACGGCCGTCCATTTTCGCGCCTCCGGCAAGCGCTGGTGACCACCATTCAAATTGCAGAAGGCGCCGACATCATTTCGGATCGAaaactcgcgcgcgcacagcattCGCGGCAGATGAGCATGGGCCCCAGCAGCAAgagcgacgtgcgcgatATGCGGACCCGAATCCAGCGTGCGATTCGGTCTATTGGCGACATGATTACCATCTTTTACCAGCTGTCGTTTGTGATGCCAAACGCCACGGCGATGCTGGAAATCGACATGGAAAATGCGCCGAaaatgcaggcgcgcgcacgcgaaTGTACCTTGGCGCTCTTCCGCGACTTGCTGatgctgctgcagtgcaaTGCCTCGTTTGACACGGCCATTCCcggcatggcgctgcacgacacaTCAGAGACGGCAGAACTGCGCGCATCAACGCTGCATACAACGCACGTACCTGCGAgtgtgcgcatcgtcaTCCTGCAGTGGGTCATGCGCCTCCGTGCGGATCGGCACCACCGCATTTTCTTTGTGCACGACATGGACGAAGAGATCATGCCGATTGCCCAGCTGTTTGGCCGCGTCGAGGAGATGGAGGAGGACGGCGTGCACACATCCAAACGtactttgcgcagcgatcAGCACGAAGACAGATCGCGAGAGCGCGGCAGAGCGCGGTCCTTGGAGCGCGACCGACCCGAGCAGTTGAacagtgcggcgcagtcgCGTGAAGAGCGCGAAATAAGTGCgagtcgcggcgcacccCAAGAACCCGAGTCCATGCTGTGGAGTGTGCCAGAGACGATCCAAGTGCCGCTGCCGAACGATGCATGGCCGAGCATTCTTTGGCAGGTGTATGCGCACCAGCACAATGAGAATGAGCTGCCCGAGCACCGGCCCAGCAgcgacgagccgctcgTCTTCCCCACCTCGGAGTATCTTGGTGTCCTTATATCCTTATTACAATCGGAATCAAACTGGGAAATTGTCTCCTACATTATCACGCACCTTCCCATCCAGCTGAGCAACAAGCACTGTTTCTGCGGCCCGAATACCCGACAGCAAATTACTGCGATGCACAATGTCCTTTGCACGCTCATCCTCCAGCAAAAACAATTTCCCAACCTCGTTTTTCCCGAAGGGATCAAGCGCACCGACATGTACGCGGCGATTTACGCAACGCTGCAGGTTTTGATCAGCTACCGCTTGCTTCTTTCGCGCACACAGCACGACGAGCTGGTAGAGTCTTTTATTATGGGGCTTACCAAGTCGCAAAACACAGCGCAGCCGTGCATCCGCGCTCTTGTCAGCTCGTGCTACGAGCTGCAAAAGTCATTCACGCGGCTTGTTCCGGGCATGCTGATGAAACTCTCGACCATTATGTCGTCTATGACGATGAGTGTGCACATCTTGGAGCTGATGAACGAAATCAGCAGCTTTCCCACGCTGTACGCCAACTTTACCGAGGCCGAGTACAAGCGCCTGTTTGGCATTGCTTTGCAGTACATCCAGTATCACCAGAGCGACGCTGCTAATGCGCGTGAAGATATCAAAGCGAGTCCTGCCAAGTTTTCGCTCTCGCAATACGTCATGATGCTTGCGTACAGCAACATTGCTCAATGGTTCATGTCGCTGCGTGTCGCCGATCGGCCCAAACACATTGCCTACATCACGCGAGGACTCATGCTTGCCAGCGAAGGCAGGGATGCGCTCCCGGATCAAACGCTTGTCTGCCTTGatttcctcgcgcgcgtggcatACAGCAATGTAGAATCCAAACCCACCCGCTCCTTGATCCGCTTCATGGTCACCGACGCGGAGCGGCCGTTTATGCAAAAGAGCACGTCGAGTGCGGAAAGGACGCAAACGTGGCTCATGGGCAAGGGATTGGTCACGATTTGCTCGCTCAAGCGCACGGGCTGGTTTGAATTGCTCGTCCGACGGCCGTCTGGTGCCATGTCACTGGTGGCCAAGCTGGAAAACGAGCCTTCTGTGACGCTGGTAGACGAAGAGCGGGCAGCGCAGATGCTGCCGCTaacgctgcagcgcactcGGGAGGTGAGCACACTTAAGCACCCGCCTCGCTTCGTCCCTTCGCCGCTAGCGTACGCTGAGTTTTACAAGGACAGGCAGAGTGAACTACGGAGAATGTTTCCCGGGTCgcttgcaccgcgcaagGAGGAGCCAGAgcccgacgcggcgcaacgtATGGGGACGCCCAGTAGCGGTTCTCCTTCGGTAGGCACGGGCGAGCCGTCGAGCCCTGCTCGGAAACGAGAAAGTGTGCTGCACCCTGCCTAcattgcgctccagctcagCGCATACCCTGACATGGTCGTCGacaaagcgccgcttttgcttCCGTCAGATGCGTCGACCGACCGCTTGCTTCGTGCGATTGACTTGACGCCCGTCTACGATTTCCATAAGATTGGCGTCTTGTACGTTGGGTACGGCCAGGCGACCGAGGCAGAGATCCTTAGCAACACGCATGGATCCTCGGCGTACATGAAATTCTTGTCGGGTCTTGGCGATTTGATTCCCTTACAAGGACAAGAAGATGTGTACACCGGCGGACTGGACCGCAAATCGGACGAGCATGGCAAGTATGCGTACGCATGGAAAGACAGCATTAAACAAATTGTGTTCCACACGGCGAGTCTCATGCCGAACCGGCCGAACGATCCCAATTGCTCCGCTAAAAAGGCGCTCATTGGCAACGATTGGGTGCACATTGTTTTTAACGAGTCAAACATGCCCTATCGCTTTGGCACCATCCCCAGCCAGTTCAACTTTGTCAATATCGTGATTTCCCCACACACAACTCTGCGTAATGGAATTGATGCGTATGAGGTAAACGACGACATGTTTTTCCGTGTGCAtctccagcggcgctcaGGCTTGCCCGACTTTTCCGCCGTCGGCGAAGGCAAGTTGGTAtcgtttgcggcgctgcccaaATTTGTGCGCAACCTTGCGATGCTTTGCGACCGGATGAGCCAGATTTACTTGGACACGGGCGAATCTATGGTGCCGTATACAAGCAATTGGGTCACACGGTTGCATCACGTCGAGCGATTCCGGGTACAAttggaaaagaagcgcgcagAGCAAGCGCAGGGTGTAGAGCCAGACAGCGCtgaggcgcgcgactttACACGAATGTTTGATATACAATAA
- the AHP1_1 gene encoding peroxiredoxin type-2 (COG:O; EggNog:ENOG503P4XY): MPIKQGDTIPDTTFNYIPWSKDIQDGKASGSPTSFKAHELWKGKKVVIVSIPGAFTPVCHMSHIPGFISKLSDIKAKGYEVVIIAANDPFVMSAWRVNMEVEDKILFATDANAEFSKQFGASVDIPENGFGVRTARYALVINDLKVEYFGKDDGDLKDSSVEAVLLQLK; this comes from the coding sequence ATGCCCATTAAACAAGGCGACACGATCCCCGACACTACCTTTAACTACATCCCCTGGTCCAAGGACATCCAGGATGGCAAGGCCTCTGGTTCCCCGACTAGCTTCAAGGCCCATGAGCTCTGGAAGGGCAAAAAGGTCGTGATTGTGTCCATCCCTGGCGCCTTTACCCCGGTTTGCCACATGAGCCACATCCCTGGCTTTATTTCGAAGCTCTCCGACATCAAGGCCAAGGGCTACGAGGTCGTGATCATTGCTGCGAACGACCCCTTTGTGATGAGTGCCTGGCGCGTTAACATGGAAGTCGAGGACAAGATCTTGTTTGCCACCGACGCTAATGCTGAGTTTTCGAAGCAGTTCGGTGCGTCGGTCGACATACCTGAGAATGGCTTTGGCGttcgcaccgcgcgctACGCGCTCGTGATTAACGACCTCAAGGTGGAGTACTTTGGCAAGGACGATGGCGACTTGAAGGACAGCAGCGTCGAGGCTGTTCTTCTTCAGCTCAAGTAA
- the AHP1_2 gene encoding peroxiredoxin type-2 (COG:O; EggNog:ENOG503P4XY), with the protein MSNPTAPGTTIPDTIMGEIPWSPELDSGKTCGVPLTFKTHAEWKGKKIVVVSIPGAYTPICHQQHIPPLVSRADELKAKGVDAIYVIASNDAFVMSAWGVFNNAKDKVHFVTDIDLAFSKALNATIDLSFKHMGERTARYALIVDDLKVVDFGSDEGDTGKLQNASVDTILSKLSK; encoded by the exons ATG TCTAACCCTACTGCGCCTGGTACCACCATCCCCGACACCATCATGGGTGAAATCCCTTGGTCTCCTGAACTTGACTCGGGCAAAACCTGCGGTGTGCCGCTTACTTTCAAGACCCACGCCGAATGGAAGGGCAAGAAGATCGTGGTTGTCTCCATCCCCGGTGCCTACACCCCCATCTGCCACCAGCAGCACATTCCTCCTCTTGTTTCTCGCGCAGATGAGCTTAAGGCCAAGGGTGTTGATGCCATCTATGTGATTGCTTCCAACGACGCCTTTGTCATGAGCGCTTGGGGTGTATTCAACAACGCAAAGGACAAGGTTCACTTTGTCACTGACATTGACCTTGCCTTCTCCAAGGCCCTCAACGCTACCATTGACTTGAGCTTTAAGCACATGGGTGAGCGCACTGCCCGTTACGCCCTCATCGTTGACGACCTCAAGGTGGTCGACTTTGGCTCTGACGAGGGTGACACTGGCAAGCTCCAGAACGCCTCTGTGGACACCATTCTCTCCAAGCTTTCTAAGTAA
- a CDS encoding uncharacterized protein (TransMembrane:3 (o371-389i401-419o439-460i); COG:O; EggNog:ENOG503NZ06) produces MTASRQADMRAWEDRADQEEPLFGGTPFKDAHTDGEDGQSDLRAYYSLLNIDQDASLDQIRDAYKTLAVAFHPDKHPDPTNKEMAEDTFRSIQKAYEVLSDPERRAVYDHFGEQGLQSTWSVAVRGQSPAEMRAEFERQSRMRQAADAESMVRSRGEFNATINASSLFMDRPPLSPLRRRIAPLTWSERLAIVHAIQLIGKHSFDMQVSNTTSASISGQMLSRGSAGGGNLVGTLKTQWSPQYLSEITATMLKPHVLTAKGQYTVDENLFFNYALVSTMLAAPPSVTVTWGQRLSSKSTLTGFTSLKTGPYTIGGWGAGPDGLPIHEDTGMLVVGVTKQDSPHTGWTTQMTLSDTDQSLGYEWNMRILDGIIVRSGISLGTGIGFSVFTNGERRITEHIRLLLGVECGLGTGVLFKVRVSRLGQRVVLPILLSPTFRPNLAMAATLLPAAAIALSHYLYFMPMRQRKRAERITELRRENIGVIEQRRTAAEQTRELLRGQAEKRASTEIGRQGLVVVQAYYGRLDLFPALMDVPEDVLADNEQLARLCNRMPDMPVDTLSAHQPLWWDARIQLQMLVNQSQLIIPAGRSKSKLIGFFDPCIGEEKHLLVRYVFRNKVHQLLATDTGAVAAPLRSQEIV; encoded by the exons ATGACGGCGTCACGGCAAGCGGACATGCGCGCCTGGG AGGATAGAGCAGACCAAGAAGAACCGTTATTTGGAGGCACTCCATTCAAGGATGCACATACCGACGGTGAAGATGGGCAAAGCGATTTACGCGCGTACTACTCGCTGCTTAACATAGATCAGGATGCATCGCTCGACCAGATCCGCGATGCATACAAAACTCTTGCAG TGGCTTTTCATCCTGACAAGCATCCTGATCCAACAAACAAGGAGATGGCTGAAGACACGTTCCGCAGTATCCAGAAAGCGTACGAAGTCTTGAGTGATCCCGAGCGACGTGCCGTGTATGACCATTTTGGCGAACAAGGTCTGCAATCGACGTGGTCTGTCGCTGTGCGGGGACAATCACCTGCAGAGATGCGCGCAGAATTTGAGCGCCagtcgcgcatgcgccaagcgGCCGATGCAGAGAGTATGGTGCGTTCGCGAGGAGAATTCAACGCAACCATCAATGCCTCTTCTTTATTTATGGACAGGCCGCCGCTTTCGCCACTGCGTCGGCGCATAGCGCCTCTGACATGGTCCGAGCGTCTCGCTATTGTGCATGCCATACAACTCATCGGAAAGCACAGTTTTGATATGCAGGTTTCTAACACCACCTCTGCATCCATTTCTGGCCAGATGTTGAGTCGCGGCAGTGCAGGCGGCGGTAATCTTGTCGGCACGCTCAAGACGCAATGGAGCCCACAATACCTCTCGGAGATTACGGCAACAATGCTCAAGCCGCATGTGCTCACCGCAAAAGGACAATATACCGTGGACGAAAACCTGTTCTTCAACTACGCCCTTGTATCTACGATGCTTGCCGCACCGCCAAGCGTAACGGTGACGTGGGGCCAGCGGCTTTCCAGCAAGTCGACCCTGACAGGTTTTACCTCGTTGAAAACGGGCCCATATACCATTGGCGGTTGGGGTGCGGGCCCCGACGGTCTGCCGATCCATGAAGATACAGGGATGCTCGTCGTGGGTGTCACGAAGCAAGATTCTCCGCATACCGGCTGGACGACGCAAATGACGCTGTCTGACACGGACCAGTCGCTTGGCTACGAGTGGAACATGCGGATTTTGGACGGGATCATTGTTCGGAGTGGTATTTCGCTTGGCACAGGCATTGGTTTCAGCGTATTTACCAatggcgagcggcgcataACGGAACACATCCGTCTTTTGCTCGGTGTAGAGTGCGGACTTGGCACAGGCGTTCTTTTTAAAGTGCGCGTTTCGCGTCTTGGACAACGGGTTGTTCTTCCCATCCTTCTTTCGCCGACATTCAGGCCGAACCTCGCCATGGCGGCGACGCTTCTgccagcagcggcgatcGCGCTTTCACATTACCTATACTTTATGCCGATGCGccaacgcaagcgcgcggagcGAATTACCGAACTTCGTCGCGAGAATATTGGGGTGATCGAGCAacggcgcaccgctgccgagcaaacacgcgagctgctgcgtggTCAAGCGGAGAAACGCGCAAGTACAGAGATTGGGCGCCAGGGCCTTGTAGTTGTACAGGCATACTATGGACGTTTGGACCTGTTCCCCGCGCTTATGGATGTCCCTGAGGACGTGCTCGCCGACaacgagcagcttgccaGGCTTTGTAACAGAATGCCAGATATGCCAGTGGATACCCTTTCGGCACACCAGCCGCTTTGGTGGGACGCACGCATCCAACTGCAAATGTTGGTCAACCAGAGCCAGCTGATCATTCCGGCGGGCCGCTCCAAGTCGAAGTTGATCGGCTTCTTCGATCCATGCATTGGAGAGGAGAAGCACTTGCTAGTGCGCTATGTCTTCCGTAACAAGGTGCATCAGCTCTTGGCGACAGATACAGGCGCAGTGGCCGCGCCGTTACGGAGCCAAGAAATTGTTTAG
- a CDS encoding uncharacterized protein (EggNog:ENOG503NVJM; TransMembrane:1 (o56-73i); COG:E; BUSCO:EOG09264FVQ), which yields MNSQALPTTSVYATDGADIDTQLQRIIADLPNVNAKLQNATPEEILAWSVDNLPNLYQTTAFGLTGCVTLDIISRMSKERAKRAGIEPKHLVPLIFIDTLYHFPQTIDLAERASQNYAAPMHVFRPEGTDTVARFEERWGPQFWERDEDTYDYLVKVEPARRAYNELDVRAVFTGRRRTQGADRADLAAVEVDETGLIKVNPLLNWSFADVDKYVKEHAVPYNELLNFGYKSVGDWHSTSLPSEKDSGERSGRWGDKAGKTECGLHKDYFKFKVVAEKKLREAELSRKDAARA from the coding sequence ATGAACTCGCAAGCTTTGCCCACCACCTCTGTCTACGCCACGGACGGTGCTGACATTGACACGCAACTGCAGCGTATTATTGCTGATCTGCCCAACGTCAATGCAAAGCTGCAAAATGCGACTCCCGAAGAAATTCTGGCATGGTCGGTCGATAACCTGCCCAACCTGTACCAGACCACTGCGTTTGGTCTAACGGGCTGCGTCACGCTCGACATTATTTCGCGCATGAGCAAAGAGCGAGCAAAGCGTGCCGGCATAGAGCCGAAGCACCTCGTTCCACTAATTTTCATCGATACGCTATACCACTTTCCGCAAACCATCGACCTGGCCGAGCGTGCCTCGCAGAACTACGCCGCTCCTATGCATGTGTTCAGGCCCGAAGGCACGGATACGGTTGCTCGGTTCGAGGAGCGCTGGGGACCGCAATTTtgggagcgcgacgaggatACGTATGATTACCTCGTAAAAGTAGAGcctgcgcgtcgtgcatACAACGAGTTGGACGTTCGTGCGGTGTTTACCGGTCGTCGTCGTACGCAAGGAGCTGACCGTGCGGACCTTGCCGCTGTGGAAGTCGATGAGACTGGCTTGATCAAGGTGAACCCGCTGTTGAACTGGTCTTTTGCAGATGTCGACAAATACGTAAAGGAACACGCGGTGCCGTACAATGAACTGCTCAACTTTGGCTACAAATCCGTTGGCGACTGGCATTCGACTTCGCTGCCCTCTGAGAAGGACAGTGGCGAGCGCTCTGGTCGGTGGGGCGACAAGGCCGGCAAAACGGAGTGCGGCCTGCACAAGGACTACTTTAAGTTCAAGGTCGTCGCGGAAAAGAAACTTCGTGAAGCCGAGCTTAGCCGCAaggacgcagcgcgcgcgtaA